The genome window TTTATGTAAGTGCCCACCACTTGTCCCGCCAATTCAACAGGGTCACTGGTTTTACCTTCACGGAGTATGTGCAGATGACCCGTATTCGAAATGCCCAGCAATTGCTGCTGAATTCAAGTGAAAAAATTACGGATATTGCTGCACAGTGTGGGTTCGCCAGCTTTTCCCAGTTCAATCGCATCTTCAACAAACAGAGCGGTATGTCACCAAGTGCCTATCGACGGAGCAGACCATCGCAGAGCAAACATGAAAGGATGCTTGTGGGTGAAAGACACGAGTGACGATGGCGCCTAGCGTGAGATAACAAGCGGAGTGATGGACAGGCTTAAATTGCTAGTTAACGGGCTATTTTTCTGGACAGGAGATTTTCATGAAAATAATAGTTAACGACACGGATAGGATTCAGTCCATATATTTATGATTTGGCTAGGGACAGACCGCCATCATACATCCGATAGACCTTGTCACAATATTCAAGCATACGCTCATCATGGGTAACCATAATGGCCGCTTTTTGGCGTGATTTCACTTCTTGCGCGATTAGACTAACCACTTCATGGGCTCGTTTGGTGTCCAAACTGGCGGTTGGTTCATCGGCCAAGATGATGTTGGGATTATTCATTAAAGAACGCGCAATGGCTGTCCGTTGTTTCTCACCACCGGATAACTCTTCGGGAAAACTTTTTAACTTCAAACCCAGCCCCAGTTCTTCCAGCAGCTTGGTGGCAAATGCCTTATCCTCTTTTTTGACCGTTCCCGCCATTCTTTTTACAACTAACAGTTGATCGAGAACATTTAGATAGGGAACTAGATTGGAAGATTGCATAATAAATCCAACTTCTTGCAGCCGTATAGTAGATAGCTCTTTCTCCGTAAGCTTCGAAATATGATTTCCGTTTAGTTGAATATCTCCTTCGGAGGCTTTCAGCATGGCCCCAGCAATAGACAAGAATGTACTTTTACCAGAACCAGAAGGTCCAACGACAGCAACAAATTCCCCCGGTTCCACGGATATGGATACATGATCGAGCGCGGTGATCCGATTATTTCCTTCGGCATAATACATGGTGACTTCCCGCATGTGCAATCCCTTACTCATTATTCAACCCTCCCGAGCGCCTTAAGCGGATCAATCTTCGTAATTTTGCGAACAGATACCAGTGAACTTAACATAGCGATAACCAGCAGGATAATAGAATAATTGAAGACAAGACTGGTCTCCAGCTTAAATGGCATTCCTTTTGGCATAATTGCTGCTGTCCCATAAGTCAGCAAGATTCCAACAACAATACTAGTCAGGGAAAGGACAAACACTTGCGAGATAATGGCTTTTCCCAAGAAACGGTTGCTGGCACCGATCGCTTTCATAATGCCAAACTGGTTGGTCTTTTGCATCGTAATGACATAGAAGAATACCCCGAGTACAAATGCAGAGATCGCGAGCAGAAAGGCAAGCATCATCAGAATCGTTCCGTTCTCTTCTTTGTATCCTGGCATGCCTTGCACAGCTTCCGACCGGGTAACGGTATCCGTACTGGATAACTCTTTATTTATAGCTTCTGGATCAATATTCTCGCCTTGTAACATGATCGCATTAACCGGTCCGGCAATTCCTTTATCTGAACCTGGAGCCGCAAAGGCAATCTTCCGCCATTCAGCCATTGGCGTAAATACGGATGCAACGTGGTTATAAGTCTGATTCTCCACAAATCCGATAATGGTCAATGATTCCGTCGTACCATCCAGTTGAAAGGTGTCCCCGATATTATAGCCCTCATCTTTTAGGGTCGAATTCACAACTACCCCGGTGGGATTCTCGGAAGACAGGCTTTCACCTTCTACAATTGCTGGCTCCAGGAAGCTTCCTGGGTTAATTCCTATAATCGCTATATCGACTTTATCTTCATTCTTGGTACTTGTTTCTTTCATTGCTGTTG of Paenibacillus sp. FSL R5-0517 contains these proteins:
- a CDS encoding ABC transporter ATP-binding protein — translated: MSKGLHMREVTMYYAEGNNRITALDHVSISVEPGEFVAVVGPSGSGKSTFLSIAGAMLKASEGDIQLNGNHISKLTEKELSTIRLQEVGFIMQSSNLVPYLNVLDQLLVVKRMAGTVKKEDKAFATKLLEELGLGLKLKSFPEELSGGEKQRTAIARSLMNNPNIILADEPTASLDTKRAHEVVSLIAQEVKSRQKAAIMVTHDERMLEYCDKVYRMYDGGLSLAKS
- a CDS encoding ABC transporter permease yields the protein MFLAMKELMHSKMKFLMIIIIFVLMAWLVFILSGLGNGLSTLAASTFKTMKADYVIFEEGAQSSMSKSLLSDQVVAKAEQLPNVDAASPMGSSMATAMKETSTKNEDKVDIAIIGINPGSFLEPAIVEGESLSSENPTGVVVNSTLKDEGYNIGDTFQLDGTTESLTIIGFVENQTYNHVASVFTPMAEWRKIAFAAPGSDKGIAGPVNAIMLQGENIDPEAINKELSSTDTVTRSEAVQGMPGYKEENGTILMMLAFLLAISAFVLGVFFYVITMQKTNQFGIMKAIGASNRFLGKAIISQVFVLSLTSIVVGILLTYGTAAIMPKGMPFKLETSLVFNYSIILLVIAMLSSLVSVRKITKIDPLKALGRVE